In Methanofastidiosum sp., the following proteins share a genomic window:
- a CDS encoding 4Fe-4S dicluster domain-containing protein, translating into MKHIVFDEKKCAGCNLCELFCSSKWYDAFNPKKSRIRIKTEDYVAPKYNVCLQCDDAPCVEACPTDALIIDQDLERVVLIEDKCIGCRLCVRACPYDGIYWHKDYKLPIKCNLCEGEPECVKICPKNALSVGD; encoded by the coding sequence ATGAAACATATAGTTTTTGATGAAAAAAAATGTGCTGGATGCAATTTATGTGAACTGTTTTGTTCATCTAAGTGGTACGATGCATTTAACCCAAAAAAATCTAGAATTAGAATTAAGACGGAAGACTATGTTGCGCCAAAATACAATGTATGTTTACAATGTGATGATGCCCCATGTGTTGAAGCTTGCCCAACAGATGCCCTTATAATTGATCAAGATCTAGAAAGAGTTGTTCTCATAGAAGATAAATGTATTGGTTGCAGATTATGTGTTAGAGCCTGCCCATACGATGGTATTTATTGGCATAAAGATTACAAACTCCCAATTAAATGTAATTTATGTGAAGGGGAACCAGAATGTGTTAAGATTTGTCCAAAAAATGCATTGTCGGTAGGTGATTAA
- a CDS encoding nitrophenyl compound nitroreductase subunit ArsF family protein: MKKFLFIILLIASLVLFSACVSNSAVQEQSQQTTTQTNTNQGNTNVSPEKVNVLKVEILHFHPKVQCYSCKTLGEYAEETINKYYSKELSNGRITFKHVNYELPENQELVLLYRPPGSALCIGVYDDQGHLYIEENFGVWYRIENKDNFMNYVKQLVDMRLSGDLTKI; the protein is encoded by the coding sequence ATGAAAAAATTCTTGTTTATTATCCTATTAATCGCTTCTTTAGTCCTTTTTTCTGCTTGTGTCAGTAATAGTGCAGTTCAAGAGCAATCACAGCAGACGACCACGCAGACAAATACAAATCAAGGAAATACAAATGTATCTCCCGAAAAAGTAAATGTTTTGAAGGTTGAGATTCTCCACTTCCACCCAAAAGTCCAATGTTATAGCTGTAAGACTTTGGGGGAATATGCAGAAGAAACTATTAACAAATACTATTCTAAGGAATTAAGCAATGGAAGAATTACCTTTAAACACGTTAACTATGAGCTCCCTGAAAATCAAGAACTTGTCTTACTATACAGGCCCCCAGGATCCGCATTGTGCATTGGGGTATATGATGACCAAGGCCACCTTTATATTGAAGAAAATTTTGGTGTTTGGTACCGAATTGAGAACAAGGACAACTTCATGAACTATGTAAAACAACTTGTTGATATGAGACTTAGTGGGGACCTTACCAAAATATAA
- a CDS encoding aldehyde ferredoxin oxidoreductase family protein, whose protein sequence is MVYGYAGKILHIDLTTGKIEVETPNEDFYRKWLGGNGFIIKYLYDEVKKGIDPLSPEAVSVFASGPLSGTLAHGAGRTHFGAKSPQTGLLADSSAGGGFAAMLKYAGYDAVVIKGKAASPVMIVINNDKVEIREAERFWGLKTIETQHRIKKELTHEYKVACIGPAGEKLVPMTSIITDTRVAGRSGNGAVWGSKNLKAIAIYGDKDVKVADMGKVKALYGEFAQKAKETLGGLSKYGTTGLPASINAFGGMGTRNMQEETFEHVDKIGGEILNTEHLIRHRSCFSCCIHCAKDFKVNKWDNVSEGPEYETQYSFGSMPAIGDVDYVIEADRLSDEYGLDTISAGVTASMIMELMERGLLTEKDTGGRTFKFGNGEDLLELVRIIAERRGEFGDLICKGTRAIAEKLGGDAYKYAFHVKGLEPAGHSPRAQKTMSVGYATSPRGGSHHDARPIEYGLPPEKRKTTEGRALNAFNTQNWTCLGDSLVVCHFAEKIYGTSVAQAHSDWINAVTGWNTTLDEIKLIAERIYTMERLFTIRESGKARTGDTIPWRALNEPIPSGASKGMYTPQKELDTMLDEYYDLRGWDRKGVPTKATLKRLGLEEYS, encoded by the coding sequence ATGGTTTATGGTTATGCTGGTAAAATTTTACATATAGATCTAACTACAGGTAAAATTGAAGTTGAAACTCCAAATGAAGATTTTTATAGAAAATGGCTAGGTGGAAACGGATTCATAATAAAATATCTTTATGACGAAGTAAAAAAGGGTATAGATCCACTTTCGCCTGAAGCAGTTTCTGTATTTGCATCAGGTCCTTTGAGCGGTACTTTAGCGCATGGAGCAGGAAGAACACACTTTGGAGCAAAATCTCCCCAAACTGGGCTTCTTGCAGACAGTAGTGCTGGTGGAGGATTCGCTGCAATGTTGAAATATGCAGGATATGATGCCGTTGTAATTAAAGGTAAAGCTGCTTCTCCAGTAATGATTGTTATAAACAACGATAAAGTTGAAATAAGAGAGGCAGAAAGATTCTGGGGCCTTAAAACAATAGAAACACAACACAGAATTAAAAAAGAACTTACACATGAATATAAAGTTGCATGTATTGGGCCAGCAGGGGAAAAATTAGTACCTATGACTTCAATTATCACCGATACAAGAGTTGCTGGAAGAAGTGGTAATGGGGCAGTTTGGGGATCAAAGAACCTTAAAGCTATTGCTATATACGGTGACAAAGACGTTAAAGTAGCTGACATGGGAAAAGTAAAGGCCTTATACGGAGAATTCGCTCAGAAAGCCAAAGAAACTTTAGGGGGTCTTTCTAAGTATGGAACTACAGGGCTTCCTGCAAGCATTAATGCATTTGGGGGAATGGGAACAAGAAACATGCAGGAAGAAACATTTGAACATGTTGATAAGATTGGTGGAGAAATACTCAATACCGAACATTTAATTAGACATAGGTCATGCTTCAGCTGCTGTATTCACTGCGCAAAAGATTTCAAAGTTAACAAGTGGGACAACGTTTCAGAAGGACCTGAATATGAAACTCAATATTCTTTTGGTAGTATGCCGGCTATAGGTGACGTTGACTACGTGATTGAGGCAGATAGACTTTCTGATGAATATGGGCTAGACACAATATCTGCAGGTGTAACAGCTTCAATGATTATGGAATTAATGGAAAGAGGACTCTTAACAGAAAAAGATACAGGTGGCCGTACATTTAAATTTGGAAACGGTGAAGACCTTCTTGAGCTTGTTAGAATAATAGCCGAGAGACGAGGGGAATTTGGAGACTTGATTTGTAAGGGAACAAGAGCAATTGCAGAAAAATTAGGTGGGGATGCATACAAATATGCGTTCCATGTCAAAGGTCTTGAACCTGCAGGTCACTCTCCAAGAGCACAAAAGACTATGTCTGTTGGTTACGCAACATCTCCAAGGGGAGGAAGCCATCACGATGCAAGACCAATTGAATATGGACTACCCCCAGAGAAGAGAAAAACAACAGAAGGAAGGGCTTTGAATGCTTTTAATACTCAAAACTGGACATGCTTAGGAGACTCACTTGTTGTTTGTCACTTTGCTGAAAAAATTTATGGAACATCAGTAGCTCAAGCTCATTCCGATTGGATAAACGCAGTAACAGGATGGAACACAACTTTAGACGAAATCAAGTTAATTGCAGAAAGAATTTACACAATGGAGAGATTATTCACAATCAGAGAATCGGGTAAAGCAAGAACAGGCGACACAATTCCATGGAGAGCTTTGAACGAGCCAATTCCATCTGGTGCTTCAAAAGGAATGTACACACCACAGAAAGAGCTTGACACAATGCTCGATGAATATTATGACCTCAGAGGTTGGGATAGAAAAGGAGTTCCAACAAAGGCAACATTAAAGAGGCTAGGACTCGAAGAGTACTCTTAA
- a CDS encoding metalloregulator ArsR/SmtB family transcription factor has protein sequence MVIDEKRNISLLKAMGESTRYKILSVLVLGERCACEIPGLIKRSQPNTSMHLAKLQDWGIIQSRRDGKRILYTIKDSRVKKILEIVNKED, from the coding sequence ATGGTAATTGATGAAAAACGAAATATTTCACTCCTTAAAGCAATGGGGGAGAGTACAAGGTATAAAATTCTTAGCGTGCTTGTTTTGGGGGAACGGTGTGCTTGCGAAATTCCGGGATTAATAAAAAGGTCTCAACCTAACACATCAATGCATCTCGCAAAATTACAGGATTGGGGGATTATACAATCAAGAAGAGACGGCAAAAGAATACTCTACACAATTAAGGATTCAAGAGTTAAGAAAATTTTAGAAATTGTGAATAAGGAGGATTGA
- a CDS encoding thioredoxin family protein produces the protein MGSGCATCKNLYEKIKRLASEGKINATVEYSSDINDLINEGIMGSPAILIDGKVVKVGNPSEEELNKILGIK, from the coding sequence TTGGGAAGCGGATGCGCAACATGCAAAAATCTATATGAAAAAATAAAAAGATTAGCAAGTGAGGGAAAAATTAATGCAACTGTTGAATATAGTTCTGATATAAATGATCTTATTAATGAAGGAATAATGGGAAGCCCGGCGATACTAATAGATGGCAAAGTTGTAAAAGTTGGAAATCCCTCAGAAGAGGAGCTTAATAAAATTCTTGGCATAAAATAA
- a CDS encoding carboxymuconolactone decarboxylase family protein codes for MRMLEEFFPEFTKKLDEMDELYKDKRTIDDKTYQFICFALSIKARSKPCVLKHFKGALEAGATVKELSYIFALVMREAAGADDCWTHDVIGDWKEILKGNINCECKK; via the coding sequence ATGAGAATGTTAGAAGAATTCTTCCCCGAATTTACAAAAAAATTAGATGAGATGGATGAGCTATACAAAGATAAAAGAACAATAGATGATAAGACCTATCAGTTCATATGTTTTGCACTTTCTATTAAAGCCAGATCAAAGCCGTGTGTATTAAAACATTTCAAAGGGGCCCTTGAAGCCGGAGCTACAGTAAAGGAATTAAGTTACATTTTTGCTTTGGTAATGAGAGAAGCTGCTGGGGCCGATGACTGCTGGACACACGACGTAATAGGGGATTGGAAAGAGATACTAAAAGGCAATATAAACTGTGAATGTAAAAAATAA
- a CDS encoding aromatic aminobenezylarsenical efflux permease ArsG family transporter — protein MIQSNHDRALDDKIQQLTKLYMSHAISKDEFEARKKEIMDLYSITLKESIKDIPPKRKYSNKLYFIIPLFFVLISAVYLLYNKGSTISLMPLFESLGRSNIPLIAAFFIGLMTTISPCPLATNITAIAYASKKIGNSKHTLLVGILYTIGRMIVYIGIAAVIVWVGISTFSISIGLQKYGKVLLGPLMLLFGILMLNIFNISFGKSSERIAKLKEYLSEKGLFGSLLLGMLFALAFCPISGVFYFGMLIPLALQNSDPIIIPSIFAIATGLPVIIFSLLLVFSVSKMGEVMKKVQTFEKWMRKAVAVIFIIVGIYYIFLIWR, from the coding sequence ATGATTCAGTCTAATCATGACAGAGCATTGGATGATAAAATACAACAACTGACAAAGTTATATATGTCCCACGCAATATCAAAAGACGAATTCGAAGCTAGAAAAAAAGAAATCATGGATTTGTATTCAATTACTCTTAAGGAATCTATTAAAGATATTCCACCCAAAAGAAAATATTCAAATAAACTCTACTTCATTATTCCATTATTTTTTGTTCTCATTAGTGCTGTTTACTTATTATACAATAAAGGTAGTACTATATCTTTAATGCCTTTATTTGAATCATTAGGCAGAAGTAATATTCCATTAATAGCTGCTTTTTTCATAGGACTAATGACTACAATAAGTCCATGCCCACTTGCAACTAATATTACTGCTATAGCATACGCATCTAAAAAAATTGGAAACAGCAAACATACATTGCTTGTTGGAATTTTATATACCATTGGCAGGATGATTGTATATATTGGCATAGCAGCAGTCATTGTATGGGTAGGCATTAGTACATTTTCAATATCTATCGGACTTCAAAAATACGGAAAAGTATTATTAGGACCACTTATGCTATTATTTGGTATATTAATGCTTAATATATTCAATATAAGTTTTGGAAAAAGTAGTGAAAGAATAGCTAAACTTAAGGAATATTTATCTGAAAAAGGATTATTTGGCAGCCTATTGTTAGGCATGTTATTTGCTCTGGCATTCTGCCCAATAAGTGGTGTATTTTACTTTGGCATGCTTATTCCTTTAGCACTTCAGAATAGTGATCCAATTATTATACCTTCAATCTTTGCAATTGCAACAGGATTGCCAGTGATCATATTCTCACTATTATTAGTTTTTAGTGTTTCAAAAATGGGCGAGGTCATGAAGAAAGTCCAGACATTTGAAAAGTGGATGAGAAAGGCAGTTGCAGTGATATTTATAATAGTTGGAATTTACTATATATTCCTTATATGGAGATAA
- a CDS encoding permease, translating into MKEKNILLILIILFLGFYFMPITNNLFQESLFSAVYLLHDYARKHVLTCLVPAMFIAGAISIFVKKDVVLKYLGCDSNKLISYGIASVSGSILAVCSCTILPLFASIRKRGAGLGPAVTFLFSGPAINIAAIFLTFSVLGFSIGLARVISAVSLSIIVGISMALIFRERSEGGKLYLEESADVSVSSKILIGFFFSLVMMLVVNGLSIGPSLKYITMGILTLVVALIAIFKFSKETSTSWLKETWHFSKMLIPLLFIGVFIAGFIMPLIPQYLIEQIVGKNNVLGNLIASIFGAFMYFSTLTEIPILQALIAKGMAKGPALALLLAGPSLSLPNMLVIRKVLGSKRTIVYVMLVILYSTIAGLIFGNI; encoded by the coding sequence ATGAAAGAAAAGAATATTCTTTTGATATTAATTATCCTCTTTTTGGGATTTTATTTCATGCCTATCACAAATAATCTTTTCCAGGAATCATTATTTAGTGCCGTCTATCTCTTGCACGATTATGCAAGAAAGCATGTTTTGACGTGTTTAGTTCCTGCCATGTTCATTGCCGGCGCCATTAGTATATTTGTAAAAAAAGACGTTGTTTTAAAGTATCTTGGATGTGACAGTAATAAATTAATATCCTATGGTATTGCCTCAGTATCTGGATCTATACTTGCTGTTTGCTCTTGCACAATACTTCCATTATTTGCATCTATAAGAAAAAGGGGGGCAGGTCTTGGCCCCGCTGTTACTTTTCTATTTTCTGGTCCAGCTATTAATATTGCAGCTATATTCTTAACATTTAGTGTTTTAGGTTTCTCTATAGGTCTTGCAAGAGTTATCTCTGCGGTTAGTCTTTCGATTATAGTTGGGATTTCAATGGCTTTAATTTTTAGAGAAAGATCTGAAGGTGGTAAACTATATTTAGAAGAAAGTGCTGATGTATCTGTTTCTTCAAAAATTCTAATTGGATTCTTTTTTTCACTGGTAATGATGCTTGTCGTAAATGGTTTATCAATAGGGCCATCTTTGAAATACATCACTATGGGAATTCTAACATTAGTTGTAGCTTTAATAGCAATTTTCAAATTTTCTAAAGAAACTTCTACATCATGGCTTAAAGAAACTTGGCATTTTTCAAAGATGTTGATTCCTCTCTTGTTTATTGGTGTCTTTATAGCTGGATTCATAATGCCTTTAATCCCCCAATATTTAATTGAACAGATAGTTGGAAAAAATAATGTCTTGGGAAATTTGATAGCTTCTATATTTGGGGCATTTATGTACTTCTCCACATTAACTGAAATTCCTATACTACAAGCACTTATCGCAAAAGGAATGGCAAAAGGTCCAGCTTTGGCCTTATTATTAGCAGGGCCCAGTCTGAGTTTACCTAATATGCTCGTGATTAGAAAAGTGTTAGGTTCAAAAAGAACTATAGTTTATGTAATGCTAGTTATATTGTATTCTACTATAGCAGGACTAATATTTGGAAATATATAA
- the map gene encoding type II methionyl aminopeptidase, with translation MQDDQNYFESYRRAGEILKIVKEESRKLVVSGYKLVDLVEFIENRVIEMGGFPAFPCNISINSVAAHYTPNLSADLVLKSGDYVKVDIGCHVEGCIADSAYTVKVDESDDELIKATQEALKNAIAVVEPGVKTNYIGKIIEETIKDFNFNPIKDLCGHGLRPYVLHSGITIPNYNSNLGTKLKEGDTMAIEPFASTKAGKLKSSEEVYIFKYLQDRPVRDPSSKKLLNVIKQNYKTLPFAERWLEKNYTGLKINFSLRNLIRANAIYPYNVLLDSEGGLVSQAENSLIVTSNGCEVYT, from the coding sequence ATGCAAGACGATCAAAATTACTTTGAAAGCTATAGAAGAGCTGGAGAAATACTTAAAATTGTTAAAGAGGAATCAAGAAAATTAGTTGTTAGTGGATATAAATTAGTTGATCTTGTTGAATTTATAGAAAATAGAGTAATCGAAATGGGCGGATTTCCAGCGTTTCCATGTAACATTTCTATCAATAGTGTCGCTGCGCATTACACACCTAATCTTAGTGCTGACCTTGTTCTTAAGAGTGGTGATTATGTGAAGGTCGATATAGGATGCCATGTTGAAGGATGTATTGCTGATTCAGCATATACCGTCAAAGTTGATGAAAGCGACGATGAACTCATAAAAGCAACACAAGAAGCACTAAAAAATGCAATCGCTGTGGTAGAGCCTGGAGTAAAGACTAATTATATCGGCAAAATAATAGAAGAAACAATCAAAGATTTTAATTTTAATCCTATAAAAGATCTCTGTGGTCATGGACTTAGACCGTATGTTCTTCATTCTGGGATTACTATTCCAAATTACAACAGTAATCTTGGAACAAAGTTAAAAGAAGGGGATACTATGGCGATAGAACCTTTTGCATCTACAAAGGCAGGTAAGCTAAAATCTTCAGAAGAGGTGTATATTTTCAAATATCTTCAGGACAGACCTGTAAGAGATCCTAGTTCTAAGAAATTATTGAATGTTATAAAACAAAATTATAAAACTTTACCATTTGCAGAAAGATGGTTAGAAAAAAACTATACTGGCCTTAAAATTAACTTCTCTTTAAGAAATCTTATTAGGGCAAATGCAATTTATCCTTACAATGTTTTATTAGACAGCGAAGGAGGTTTGGTGTCTCAGGCTGAAAATAGCTTGATTGTAACTTCAAATGGTTGTGAAGTTTACACCTAA
- a CDS encoding orc1/cdc6 family replication initiation protein, with amino-acid sequence MASTVEDFVSNKQSSLDDLFDELLLSNSIFKNKEVLRHSYTPDILPHRKNEIEKLAAILVSALKGETPSNIFVYGKTGTGKTVVVKYVGNGLVKKVGGKAFLKTSPTIDCNTGLPKPDLCSNMKMDMPITFIYINCEVVDTQYRLLSKLSEYFGQSVPLTGWPTDKIYDVFSQSLDSEKKLVIIILDEVDQLLKKGGDDVLYNLTRINGDLENAKVSIIGISNDLKFIEFLDPRVKSSLGEEEIIFPPYDAPQLMDILEDRSKISFNESVINPGVIPLCAAFAAQEHGDARRALDLLRTAGEIAERQNAKKVTEPHVRVAKDRIEQDRISEVIKTLPTQSKLILYSVYLLEKYMPGEIITGDVFNIYKDLSNILKIDILTQRRVSDLISELDMLGILNAKVVSKGRYGRTREISLGVPPTQIKSLLENDFKIKKVSGYIPPIQHRLI; translated from the coding sequence ATTGCTTCAACTGTAGAAGATTTTGTTTCAAATAAACAATCATCACTTGATGATTTGTTTGACGAACTTCTTTTATCAAATTCTATCTTTAAAAATAAAGAAGTTTTGCGACATTCTTATACCCCAGACATATTGCCACATAGAAAAAATGAAATAGAAAAACTTGCTGCAATTTTGGTATCTGCCCTTAAAGGAGAGACACCTTCAAACATATTTGTTTATGGTAAAACTGGAACTGGCAAAACTGTTGTAGTAAAATACGTTGGAAATGGCCTTGTTAAAAAAGTTGGTGGTAAGGCTTTTTTGAAAACATCTCCAACAATTGATTGTAATACAGGCCTTCCGAAACCAGATCTTTGTTCAAATATGAAGATGGACATGCCAATTACTTTTATTTATATTAATTGTGAAGTTGTTGATACACAATATAGGCTTTTATCAAAATTATCTGAATACTTTGGTCAGTCAGTTCCTTTAACGGGTTGGCCAACTGATAAAATTTATGATGTTTTCTCTCAAAGTCTTGATAGTGAAAAGAAACTTGTTATTATTATTCTTGATGAAGTTGACCAGCTCCTCAAAAAAGGAGGGGATGATGTTCTTTATAATTTAACGAGAATTAATGGGGACTTGGAAAATGCTAAGGTTAGCATAATCGGCATTTCAAATGATTTGAAATTTATTGAGTTTTTGGATCCTAGGGTGAAGAGCTCTCTTGGTGAAGAAGAAATCATATTTCCACCATATGACGCTCCACAACTTATGGATATCTTGGAGGACAGGTCAAAAATTTCTTTTAATGAGTCGGTAATTAATCCTGGTGTAATCCCTCTTTGCGCTGCTTTTGCTGCTCAAGAACATGGAGATGCACGAAGAGCCCTTGACCTATTAAGAACTGCTGGTGAAATAGCAGAAAGACAGAATGCTAAAAAAGTTACAGAGCCCCACGTCAGAGTTGCAAAGGATAGAATCGAACAGGATAGAATATCTGAAGTAATTAAAACACTTCCAACTCAATCAAAACTTATACTCTATTCTGTATACCTTCTTGAAAAATACATGCCTGGAGAAATTATCACAGGGGATGTTTTCAACATATACAAGGATTTAAGTAACATCTTAAAAATTGACATACTTACTCAAAGAAGGGTATCTGATTTAATATCTGAGCTTGATATGCTTGGGATATTAAATGCTAAAGTTGTAAGCAAGGGGAGATATGGGAGGACAAGAGAAATATCCTTAGGTGTCCCGCCAACTCAGATTAAATCCCTACTTGAAAATGACTTTAAAATCAAGAAAGTATCTGGATATATCCCGCCAATTCAACACAGGCTTATATAG